A portion of the Acidisarcina polymorpha genome contains these proteins:
- the aroE gene encoding shikimate dehydrogenase, with protein sequence MNSTFSSVSSHYLRARIGKICVAIIGSTPVDLVQKAETAYRETTFLEFRIDYLPKPLAALPALKEFLGKHPEVTAIATCRREAVGGRFVGTSHAELDVLQKAIASGCQLVDVELQTAEEIRPAAMDKLRAQGGGLILSYHDFVTTKDLDGVFERMLAFEPEFIKVVSTARSLADNVALIRFLERARDKANVVGICMGEQGVISRILGPRSGSVFTFASATTGEETAPGQLSAQTLLELYRVDQLDAATKVYGVAGNPVTHSLSPTMLNAAFRRERVNSVYLPLQTSALSDLLTLVREVPLSGLSVTMPFKQEILKHLQKTDAISEKIGACNTVVRSQDGKLYGFNTDVAAVVRPLEKRLVLRGAKVLVLGAGGAARAAVFGLKEKGAEVSILNRSLLNAQKLAKEAKAKVAKAEQLGKSDFDVIVNATPVGMGGVKTHSLLKPEEINARIVFDLVYNPIDTPLIKAARAKNIPVITGIEMFVHQGARQFEIWTGKPAPEDEMLRVVLHSLRQRAATANGSH encoded by the coding sequence ATGAATTCTACCTTCTCATCTGTCTCTTCCCACTACCTCCGAGCCCGGATCGGTAAGATCTGCGTCGCTATCATCGGTTCGACCCCCGTGGATCTGGTTCAGAAAGCGGAGACTGCCTACCGCGAGACGACATTTCTCGAATTCCGCATCGACTATCTCCCTAAACCTCTGGCGGCGCTTCCTGCGTTAAAGGAATTTCTCGGCAAGCACCCCGAAGTGACTGCCATCGCGACCTGCCGTCGCGAAGCAGTTGGCGGCAGATTCGTCGGCACCAGTCATGCCGAGCTGGACGTCCTTCAAAAGGCGATCGCCTCAGGCTGTCAACTGGTTGACGTGGAATTGCAGACCGCCGAGGAGATCCGCCCCGCAGCGATGGATAAGTTGCGGGCACAGGGCGGCGGGCTGATCCTGTCCTACCACGATTTCGTGACCACTAAAGACCTGGACGGCGTCTTCGAGCGGATGCTAGCCTTCGAGCCGGAGTTCATCAAAGTAGTCTCAACCGCCCGCAGCTTGGCCGACAACGTCGCCTTGATCCGCTTTCTGGAGCGTGCACGAGACAAGGCCAATGTGGTGGGTATTTGTATGGGCGAACAGGGCGTCATCAGCCGCATTCTTGGGCCCCGCTCCGGCAGCGTGTTCACCTTTGCCTCAGCAACAACGGGGGAGGAAACGGCGCCTGGACAGCTTTCGGCACAGACGCTGCTCGAACTTTACCGGGTCGATCAACTTGACGCCGCGACCAAAGTTTACGGAGTTGCCGGCAATCCAGTGACGCACTCACTCTCCCCGACGATGCTGAATGCCGCCTTTCGGCGAGAACGAGTGAACTCCGTATACCTGCCGCTTCAGACCTCGGCCCTAAGCGACTTGCTGACTCTGGTTCGCGAGGTTCCTTTGAGCGGGCTGAGTGTGACGATGCCGTTCAAGCAGGAAATCTTGAAGCATCTGCAAAAGACCGACGCCATTTCGGAAAAAATCGGCGCCTGCAACACCGTCGTCCGCTCTCAGGATGGAAAATTGTACGGTTTCAACACCGATGTGGCTGCCGTGGTTCGACCGCTGGAGAAGCGTTTAGTTCTCCGCGGCGCGAAGGTGTTGGTGTTGGGTGCAGGCGGCGCTGCCCGGGCCGCAGTCTTCGGACTCAAGGAAAAAGGCGCCGAGGTCTCGATCCTGAACCGAAGCTTGCTCAATGCTCAAAAACTCGCCAAGGAAGCGAAAGCCAAGGTCGCAAAAGCCGAACAGCTTGGCAAGAGCGATTTTGATGTCATTGTGAATGCAACGCCCGTCGGAATGGGTGGCGTGAAGACCCACTCCTTGCTGAAGCCGGAAGAGATCAATGCGCGAATCGTCTTCGACCTGGTTTATAACCCTATCGATACGCCGCTCATCAAAGCAGCGAGGGCGAAGAACATTCCCGTGATCACCGGCATCGAGATGTTCGTGCATCAGGGCGCTCGGCAATTCGAGATCTGGACTGGCAAGCCAGCTCCCGAAGATGAGATGCTACGGGTAGTCCTTCACTCGCTGCGGCAGCGAGCGGCAACGGCCAACGGCTCTCACTAA
- the tsaE gene encoding tRNA (adenosine(37)-N6)-threonylcarbamoyltransferase complex ATPase subunit type 1 TsaE, whose amino-acid sequence MTAETTSNEGQVFETNGSDETIGVGREIAKLLTPPKFLILRGDLGAGKTTLVKGIAEGLNAAEAEEVTSPTFTLIHEYEGQFPESGHETPVKLYHLDLYRVDAERQLEALGLDELAGPDSIVLVEWGEKFPSVVKRSDGEIVVKSAGGDARRITVNLR is encoded by the coding sequence ATGACAGCGGAGACAACCAGCAACGAAGGCCAGGTGTTTGAAACGAACGGAAGCGATGAGACCATTGGCGTCGGGCGAGAGATCGCCAAGCTGCTGACCCCGCCCAAATTTCTGATCCTTCGCGGCGATCTGGGTGCTGGCAAGACCACGCTGGTCAAGGGAATTGCCGAAGGTTTGAATGCAGCTGAAGCGGAGGAAGTAACTAGCCCGACCTTCACTCTGATCCACGAGTACGAGGGCCAGTTTCCTGAGTCCGGACACGAGACGCCCGTGAAGTTGTACCACCTGGACCTGTATCGAGTGGATGCGGAAAGACAGCTTGAAGCTTTGGGACTCGATGAGCTGGCGGGTCCGGATAGCATCGTTTTGGTTGAATGGGGGGAAAAATTTCCCAGTGTGGTTAAGCGCAGCGATGGAGAAATTGTGGTGAAGTCCGCTGGCGGTGACGCCCGCCGGATTACTGTGAACCTGCGTTGA
- a CDS encoding NAD(P)H-hydrate dehydratase, protein MKILTAKEMREVDVRTVEQYGVAATTLMENAGAAVARFVLREFPDYARITILCGRGNNGGDGFVAARALAEAGRVVAVLLLGEAADLKGDAKVMFERLPQRALFAKDEAALDEPSVRALFSNTELFLDAVVGTGFQPPLRGVVAALAERIHGLEAPVVAVDLPSGWDADSRGADSPGAFRADAVVTFTAPKPAHLFGNMTRGGIVVAGIGSPEEAIISTTGLTWSGAAAEVSHKPRVPDSNKGMFGHVLVVGGAKGTAGAAAMASVSALRAGAGLVTAAVPESILPTVARAALELMTVPLVQGKHGEIARVNADPERLKFLIEKITVLAVGPGISQHPETAEFVIELVRQSRLPLVLDADALNIVSKNPELLDGSQRPVIITPHPGEMARLIGGSVKDVQADRENTARNFATRHQVTVVLKGWRTLIAHPNGAVAVNTTGNPGMAKGGSGDILTGIVAAMVAQYARDPAAENVAAAVTAAVYLHGLAADLAVLEQDEHTLLATDTVSHLCNAFRYRSKDKGGYVWLQGFPNAEDRRYDSGDNQQRRPGV, encoded by the coding sequence ATGAAGATTCTTACCGCTAAAGAGATGCGCGAAGTCGACGTACGGACGGTCGAGCAATATGGCGTCGCTGCGACGACGCTGATGGAGAATGCCGGCGCAGCGGTTGCTCGCTTTGTGCTTCGCGAGTTTCCCGACTATGCCCGCATCACGATTCTTTGCGGACGGGGCAACAATGGTGGGGATGGCTTTGTGGCCGCCCGCGCACTCGCCGAGGCTGGACGGGTCGTCGCTGTCCTGCTTCTTGGAGAAGCGGCTGACCTCAAGGGCGATGCCAAGGTCATGTTTGAGCGCCTTCCGCAGCGGGCCCTCTTCGCGAAGGACGAAGCAGCGCTCGACGAACCTTCTGTCCGAGCGCTTTTCAGCAATACTGAACTATTTCTCGATGCCGTCGTAGGAACTGGCTTCCAGCCCCCCTTGCGTGGCGTCGTGGCTGCCCTCGCCGAACGCATCCATGGCCTCGAAGCGCCGGTGGTTGCCGTCGATCTTCCGTCCGGGTGGGACGCCGACTCGCGCGGGGCCGACTCGCCTGGGGCCTTCCGTGCCGATGCAGTTGTCACCTTCACCGCACCGAAGCCGGCCCACCTATTTGGCAACATGACGCGAGGGGGGATCGTGGTCGCCGGGATTGGTTCTCCCGAAGAAGCCATCATTTCAACGACTGGCTTGACGTGGAGCGGTGCGGCAGCCGAAGTCTCCCATAAACCCCGCGTTCCAGACAGCAACAAGGGAATGTTTGGCCACGTTCTCGTCGTAGGAGGAGCAAAAGGGACGGCGGGAGCTGCTGCAATGGCGTCGGTCTCAGCTCTTCGCGCCGGCGCTGGACTGGTGACGGCCGCGGTTCCGGAATCAATTCTCCCGACGGTGGCGCGCGCCGCACTTGAGCTCATGACTGTCCCCCTGGTTCAGGGCAAACACGGGGAGATCGCTCGCGTCAACGCAGATCCTGAACGCCTCAAATTTTTGATCGAGAAGATCACGGTTTTGGCCGTGGGTCCCGGGATCTCCCAGCATCCGGAAACGGCCGAATTTGTGATCGAACTGGTTAGACAGTCGCGATTGCCTCTGGTCCTTGACGCTGACGCCCTGAACATCGTCTCGAAGAACCCCGAGCTTCTCGACGGAAGCCAGCGCCCGGTGATCATCACGCCTCACCCGGGCGAGATGGCGAGACTCATCGGTGGGAGTGTCAAGGACGTTCAGGCGGATCGCGAGAATACTGCTCGCAACTTCGCCACGCGTCATCAGGTTACCGTTGTCCTCAAAGGCTGGCGAACTTTGATAGCGCATCCCAACGGCGCGGTCGCCGTAAACACTACCGGCAACCCGGGTATGGCGAAGGGAGGCAGCGGAGACATCCTCACCGGAATCGTTGCGGCCATGGTCGCACAATATGCCCGCGATCCGGCTGCCGAGAACGTCGCTGCGGCAGTCACGGCCGCCGTCTACCTCCACGGACTGGCTGCGGATCTGGCGGTGTTGGAACAAGACGAACATACCTTGCTGGCGACCGATACAGTTTCACATCTTTGTAACGCTTTCCGCTATCGCTCTAAGGACAAAGGCGGGTATGTTTGGTTACAGGGGTTTCCAAATGCCGAAGACAGAAGATATGACAGCGGAGACAACCAGCAACGAAGGCCAGGTGTTTGA
- a CDS encoding penicillin-binding transpeptidase domain-containing protein produces the protein MKLNTLIKSLLTSLLMPLGAAMSPVCVAATVHHVHHHAGQATALHAVSAHSAHASTLQRRAVHAAGYAGAHTVVHSSGRAGMRRASLAYRRRRSFERFTGSSFVDADLTTGDVTAGEDPVVRAAAVEALGNMNGTVVAIDPKNGRILAMVNQKLALSGGAEPCSTIKVSVALAALQEGIITKDTPVNLGGSYHMTLTEALAHSNNLYFETLGRTLGFERVRHYANQFGLGELAGYNIPGETLGTYPDEVLPEAQGGVGRMCSFGEGVSMTPLQLGALVSSIANGGTLYYLQHPTTPQEVLDYHPKIKRTLDISKVIPEIQDGMHAATLYGTARSLRANFNEFPVMGKTGTCSNNGTRFGWFASYADTQYGRIVTVFFLEGGRPTFGPRAAELTGVFYRNLWDHSYFVEKSAPDQSTAPGNATVLGVSQ, from the coding sequence ATGAAACTGAACACACTCATAAAGTCATTATTGACGTCCCTTCTAATGCCGCTGGGAGCGGCGATGTCGCCGGTTTGCGTAGCAGCGACCGTCCATCACGTCCACCATCATGCCGGACAGGCCACCGCGTTGCATGCAGTCTCTGCGCATTCTGCTCATGCATCGACGCTTCAAAGACGAGCGGTCCATGCAGCTGGCTACGCGGGTGCTCATACCGTCGTGCATTCCTCCGGAAGGGCGGGCATGCGGAGGGCGAGCCTGGCTTACCGCCGGCGCCGTTCGTTCGAGCGATTTACGGGAAGCTCGTTTGTCGACGCCGACCTGACCACCGGGGACGTCACCGCCGGGGAAGACCCGGTGGTCAGAGCGGCTGCGGTCGAAGCTCTAGGAAATATGAATGGTACGGTTGTGGCCATCGATCCGAAGAACGGCCGCATTCTCGCCATGGTGAACCAGAAGCTCGCCTTGAGCGGGGGCGCCGAACCATGCTCGACGATCAAGGTTTCTGTTGCCTTGGCAGCACTGCAGGAAGGCATTATTACCAAGGACACTCCGGTCAACCTGGGCGGCAGCTATCACATGACGCTCACCGAGGCTCTGGCCCACTCCAACAACCTTTATTTTGAGACCCTCGGCCGGACCCTCGGATTTGAGCGAGTTCGCCATTATGCAAATCAGTTTGGTCTGGGGGAGTTGGCTGGCTACAATATCCCGGGCGAGACCCTGGGCACCTATCCAGACGAGGTACTTCCAGAGGCTCAGGGCGGCGTCGGCAGAATGTGCAGCTTCGGCGAGGGCGTTTCGATGACGCCGCTGCAGTTGGGTGCTCTCGTCTCCTCCATTGCAAATGGAGGGACCCTTTACTACCTCCAGCATCCAACCACGCCCCAGGAGGTGCTTGATTATCATCCTAAGATCAAGCGCACCCTCGATATTTCGAAAGTGATTCCAGAAATCCAGGACGGTATGCACGCTGCGACTCTTTACGGTACCGCCCGCAGCCTCCGTGCAAACTTCAACGAGTTTCCGGTGATGGGCAAGACCGGCACCTGCTCGAACAATGGCACCCGGTTTGGCTGGTTTGCTTCCTACGCAGATACCCAATATGGACGCATAGTCACGGTCTTCTTCCTCGAAGGAGGACGTCCCACCTTCGGACCTCGCGCCGCGGAGTTGACCGGAGTCTTCTATCGGAATCTTTGGGACCACAGCTACTTCGTGGAGAAATCGGCACCGGATCAATCAACCGCGCCAGGCAATGCTACCGTGCTGGGCGTCTCGCAATAA
- the ftsZ gene encoding cell division protein FtsZ, whose protein sequence is MSYPEGIRIQYQEEMPRSAKIKVIGVGGGGGNAVNRMIQARVEGVEFIAANTDVQALQLCQAPVKLQLGVKLTSGLGAGANPDVGRRAALEDSDKIIEALEGADMVFVTAGLGGGTGTGAAPVIASLASEMGALTVAVVTRPFGFEGKRRMKQAERGMEELLESVDTMIVIPNEKLLAVAKDAGFFESFRIADDVLRQGVQGISDIITIPGIINRDFADVKTTMAGMGYAVMGTAMRAGANRAIEAAQAAMASPLLEDGAIDGARGILINISGSSTLKLSEVNEASSLIQNAAHEDANIIFGAVLDEAMGDDVKITVIATGFRQEQPERRERMLNSVLNAHVPPMAFVRSETANDTPRFAGEARDEAASFRKPEEPPVIVYSTGSLRMEEPTSPNITAVADPTHDVDFLQPIDFASREGEDVEGAPKEHLVMVANRPQPRMYSGSLDAEEHDTEREDLDVPAFLRRGGL, encoded by the coding sequence ATGAGCTATCCGGAAGGAATTCGTATTCAGTACCAGGAAGAGATGCCGCGCAGCGCGAAGATCAAGGTGATCGGCGTTGGCGGCGGGGGCGGCAACGCAGTCAATCGAATGATTCAGGCCCGGGTCGAGGGCGTGGAGTTTATCGCAGCGAATACCGATGTCCAGGCGCTCCAGCTTTGTCAGGCTCCGGTGAAACTACAGCTCGGAGTGAAGCTGACCAGCGGACTCGGCGCCGGCGCGAACCCGGACGTCGGCCGCCGTGCCGCCCTCGAGGACTCGGACAAGATCATCGAGGCCCTCGAAGGCGCAGACATGGTTTTTGTGACGGCCGGCCTGGGTGGCGGCACCGGGACCGGTGCGGCACCAGTGATTGCGTCTTTAGCCAGCGAGATGGGAGCGCTTACCGTGGCCGTGGTCACCCGGCCATTTGGCTTCGAGGGTAAACGGCGGATGAAGCAGGCCGAGCGCGGCATGGAGGAATTGCTCGAAAGCGTGGACACGATGATCGTGATTCCCAATGAGAAGCTGTTGGCCGTCGCCAAAGATGCAGGGTTCTTCGAGTCATTCCGGATCGCGGATGACGTCCTGCGGCAGGGTGTGCAGGGGATCTCAGACATCATCACCATTCCCGGCATCATCAATCGCGATTTCGCCGACGTGAAGACCACCATGGCTGGAATGGGCTATGCGGTCATGGGAACAGCCATGCGAGCCGGCGCGAATCGCGCCATTGAAGCGGCGCAGGCTGCGATGGCCTCTCCTCTGCTCGAAGATGGAGCCATCGACGGAGCGCGCGGCATCCTCATCAACATCAGCGGTTCGAGCACACTCAAGCTCAGCGAGGTCAACGAAGCTTCCAGCCTGATCCAGAATGCCGCCCATGAAGATGCCAACATCATCTTCGGCGCGGTGCTCGATGAAGCCATGGGTGACGACGTCAAAATCACAGTGATCGCGACCGGTTTTCGCCAGGAGCAACCGGAACGCCGCGAGCGCATGCTAAATTCTGTGCTCAATGCCCATGTCCCGCCGATGGCGTTCGTCCGCAGTGAGACTGCGAATGACACTCCGCGATTCGCCGGAGAGGCTCGAGACGAAGCGGCCTCTTTCCGGAAGCCGGAAGAACCGCCCGTCATCGTCTACTCCACCGGTTCTTTGAGGATGGAGGAGCCGACTTCCCCGAATATCACGGCCGTGGCGGACCCCACCCACGACGTGGACTTCCTGCAGCCGATTGATTTTGCAAGTCGAGAAGGAGAGGACGTGGAGGGCGCGCCGAAAGAGCATCTGGTGATGGTTGCAAATAGGCCACAGCCGCGCATGTACAGCGGGTCCTTGGACGCTGAGGAGCATGACACGGAACGGGAAGACCTCGACGTCCCAGCGTTTTTGCGTCGGGGAGGGCTGTGA
- the ftsA gene encoding cell division protein FtsA: MSQRADDLITVIDVGSAKTRVLVAELHEGALRYRGHAMIDSRGMRKGLIAELGPVTECINQAATEAERLAGGVIEHCVIGVGGQHIRGVNSRGGISLGTRLREITREDVRAAVDRARSVSLPADREVIHLLPQQFLLDDQPGIHDPVGMVGTRLEVNLHLSTCSGGVLQSIITCANKAGLEVTETIFEAIAAAEAIVSADERELGACLIDIGAGSTELVVFFEGSVAHTAAIPIGGDHFTNDLAQGLHVPVPEAEWLKLEFGHSVVTAVPNSSELTLSDGRVIRQRVIAEMLEPRARELFYMLRDNLRQGGVLEALGAGCILTGGGARMAGLLEVAESLLRVPARIGSPVKVSRMPEELAEPECAVLVGMLLYSHRTGVLRAAEDGGLKAKLRAMFAGTI; the protein is encoded by the coding sequence ATGAGTCAGAGAGCAGACGATCTCATTACGGTCATCGATGTCGGGAGCGCCAAGACCCGCGTCCTGGTTGCCGAACTGCACGAAGGGGCGCTGCGGTATCGCGGTCATGCCATGATCGATTCCAGAGGGATGCGCAAGGGATTGATCGCCGAACTTGGCCCGGTAACTGAATGTATCAACCAGGCTGCCACCGAAGCTGAACGGCTTGCCGGCGGGGTGATCGAGCATTGCGTCATCGGTGTCGGCGGCCAGCATATTCGTGGAGTAAACAGTCGCGGCGGCATCAGTCTGGGGACCCGGTTGCGGGAGATCACCCGTGAAGATGTTCGAGCTGCAGTGGATCGCGCCCGATCGGTTTCTCTGCCCGCCGACCGCGAGGTGATCCATTTGCTGCCGCAGCAATTCCTGTTGGACGACCAGCCGGGCATTCATGATCCGGTGGGGATGGTCGGCACCAGGCTCGAAGTGAACCTGCACTTGTCGACCTGCTCCGGCGGGGTCCTTCAAAGCATCATCACCTGCGCTAACAAGGCTGGTCTTGAGGTAACGGAGACCATCTTCGAGGCAATCGCCGCGGCTGAGGCAATTGTCTCTGCGGACGAGCGCGAGCTTGGCGCCTGTCTTATCGATATCGGCGCCGGGTCTACTGAACTGGTCGTGTTCTTCGAAGGATCGGTGGCCCATACGGCCGCCATACCGATCGGTGGTGACCACTTCACCAACGACCTGGCTCAGGGGCTGCACGTACCCGTACCCGAGGCGGAGTGGTTGAAGCTCGAGTTCGGACATTCGGTGGTCACCGCCGTTCCGAATTCGAGCGAGCTCACCCTGAGTGACGGCCGGGTGATTCGCCAGCGGGTCATCGCCGAAATGCTCGAACCAAGGGCGCGCGAGTTGTTCTATATGCTCCGCGATAATCTCCGTCAGGGCGGGGTGCTCGAGGCGCTCGGAGCGGGTTGCATTCTGACCGGAGGAGGCGCACGGATGGCGGGACTACTGGAAGTCGCTGAAAGCCTGCTCCGCGTTCCGGCACGCATCGGCTCGCCGGTGAAAGTTTCGCGGATGCCCGAAGAGCTGGCCGAGCCAGAGTGCGCGGTCCTCGTAGGCATGCTGCTTTACTCGCATCGCACCGGAGTGCTGCGGGCGGCTGAAGACGGCGGGTTGAAGGCCAAGCTGAGGGCGATGTTCGCCGGCACCATTTGA
- a CDS encoding cell division protein FtsQ/DivIB, protein MAKTDGQLGRVTTRFSPTGSVRPGALAEDDALEATTGGSAFYRPPAKKSSPERPLPADFPFREKKAGANEDEDEPFLRSRRRVAVRRGIIPRGRWGRIGITAGVVALTGGLVWLAIVIRHFAAHDPRFRIDSSENIQILGNSEVTQAELLSVFGGDMGRNVFFVPLQERRADLERLPWVERATVMRLLPDQLRVAVVERTPIAFVRTGNKIGLVDRDGVLLAMDPKTIAAKHYSFAVVTGITASDPQSTRSARMKLYQRFVAELDSGGDKISNQLSEVDLSDPEDVRAVVASEGSDLLLHLGDQDFLTRWRNYQQHLTEWKQEYPKLASVDLRYERQVVLEMQKGASIAPGQDAAGKTMDDLKAEASAISPRAARQMAAASKKTGIKKPAPRRSAATFHDQPVRN, encoded by the coding sequence GTGGCGAAAACTGACGGACAACTTGGTCGTGTCACCACGCGCTTCTCTCCTACTGGAAGCGTCAGGCCAGGTGCGCTTGCCGAAGACGATGCCTTGGAGGCGACCACGGGTGGCAGCGCTTTCTATCGCCCTCCCGCTAAGAAGTCATCGCCGGAGCGGCCGTTGCCTGCGGACTTTCCCTTCAGAGAAAAGAAAGCCGGCGCAAATGAGGACGAGGACGAACCGTTTCTGCGGTCACGGCGACGTGTTGCCGTTCGTCGCGGCATCATCCCTCGAGGTCGTTGGGGCCGAATCGGCATTACTGCTGGCGTCGTTGCGCTGACCGGTGGCCTTGTGTGGCTGGCGATTGTCATTCGTCACTTTGCTGCGCACGACCCTCGCTTTCGCATCGATTCTTCGGAAAATATTCAAATACTGGGAAATTCTGAGGTGACTCAAGCAGAGTTGCTCAGTGTTTTTGGCGGCGACATGGGTAGGAATGTCTTCTTTGTCCCACTTCAGGAGCGTCGCGCCGATCTCGAGCGTCTGCCCTGGGTGGAAAGGGCCACGGTCATGCGTCTGCTTCCGGACCAGTTGCGGGTCGCGGTGGTCGAGCGGACCCCGATTGCCTTTGTGCGCACCGGCAACAAGATTGGCCTGGTCGATCGCGATGGCGTGTTGCTGGCCATGGATCCGAAGACGATCGCTGCCAAACATTATTCGTTTGCAGTCGTCACCGGAATCACTGCCAGTGATCCGCAATCGACGCGGTCCGCGCGTATGAAGCTCTATCAGCGCTTCGTTGCGGAACTCGACTCGGGAGGCGATAAAATCTCGAACCAGCTGAGCGAAGTCGACCTCTCCGATCCCGAAGATGTGAGAGCGGTAGTGGCATCCGAGGGAAGCGATCTGTTGCTGCATCTCGGCGACCAGGATTTTCTGACCCGATGGCGCAATTATCAGCAGCATCTAACCGAGTGGAAGCAGGAATATCCAAAGCTGGCCTCTGTGGACCTTCGTTATGAGCGTCAGGTAGTTCTCGAGATGCAAAAGGGGGCATCGATTGCTCCCGGGCAGGACGCGGCCGGAAAGACCATGGACGACTTGAAGGCGGAGGCCAGCGCCATCTCCCCGCGAGCGGCGCGGCAGATGGCTGCGGCGAGCAAGAAGACAGGGATCAAGAAACCAGCGCCGCGCCGAAGTGCGGCAACCTTCCACGACCAGCCGGTCAGGAATTAG
- a CDS encoding isoaspartyl peptidase/L-asparaginase family protein: MRVLLHAVTAVCLIGYGSNLQGQAVSSQAAPLPPAMKWAIAIHGGAGETEWEHMDAATAAAYHASLDRALAAGVDKLSHGGKALDAVEAAIIVLEDDPLFNAGRGAAFNSEGKNEMDASIMDGATLEAGSVAGVRFTKNPISLARAVMEKTPYVMVAGPGADAFATSIHLPQMPASYFFTEARWQELLQVLRAGGRPLPPRPAGVPPEHQGHASLSLPSSFSQLRPFAHKYGTVGVVARDIHGDLAAGTSTGGLQGKMPGRVGDSPVIGAGTYAANHACAVSSTGVGEYFIRLSVAKEICVLVEYKGLSIQEAADQVIRHEVAALKGGEGGVIVLDAKSDPVWSFNTLGMFRARQVEGGEPVVEVGK, encoded by the coding sequence ATGAGAGTCCTGCTGCATGCGGTCACTGCTGTGTGCTTGATTGGTTACGGCTCCAATCTGCAGGGGCAGGCCGTCTCCTCTCAGGCCGCACCTCTGCCACCAGCAATGAAGTGGGCCATCGCGATCCATGGCGGCGCTGGCGAGACCGAATGGGAACACATGGACGCAGCGACCGCTGCTGCTTACCACGCTTCACTGGATCGCGCTCTCGCAGCAGGAGTGGACAAGCTTAGTCATGGCGGAAAGGCTCTCGACGCCGTCGAGGCAGCGATCATAGTTCTAGAGGACGATCCACTCTTCAATGCGGGTCGCGGCGCCGCTTTCAACTCTGAAGGCAAGAACGAGATGGACGCTTCCATCATGGACGGAGCGACACTCGAGGCTGGTTCTGTAGCCGGGGTTCGTTTTACGAAGAATCCAATCTCGCTCGCCCGGGCGGTTATGGAGAAGACCCCGTATGTCATGGTGGCCGGTCCTGGAGCGGATGCTTTCGCGACCAGCATCCATCTACCCCAGATGCCCGCCTCTTATTTCTTTACCGAAGCGCGCTGGCAGGAGCTGCTCCAGGTTTTGCGGGCGGGTGGAAGGCCGCTTCCTCCGCGCCCGGCCGGTGTTCCCCCGGAGCATCAAGGGCACGCCAGCTTGTCTTTGCCCTCTTCCTTTTCGCAGTTGAGGCCGTTTGCTCATAAATATGGGACGGTCGGCGTGGTTGCCCGCGACATCCACGGCGACCTGGCCGCCGGCACTTCCACCGGAGGATTGCAGGGCAAGATGCCGGGCCGAGTCGGCGACTCGCCGGTGATTGGCGCCGGCACCTACGCCGCGAATCATGCTTGTGCAGTCTCATCCACCGGAGTTGGAGAGTATTTCATCCGCCTCTCGGTTGCGAAGGAGATCTGCGTCCTGGTGGAATACAAGGGTTTGTCGATCCAAGAGGCAGCCGATCAGGTCATTCGTCACGAGGTCGCCGCGCTCAAGGGTGGAGAAGGTGGCGTCATCGTTCTTGATGCCAAGTCAGATCCGGTGTGGAGCTTCAACACTTTAGGGATGTTCCGCGCGCGGCAGGTTGAGGGCGGCGAACCGGTTGTCGAAGTAGGGAAATAG
- the kdsB gene encoding 3-deoxy-manno-octulosonate cytidylyltransferase gives MAVIPARLASTRLPRKVLREIAGQPMLAWVYRAARACSQLSDVLIATDSNEVVDFARKSGFQVMLTPVDCASGTDRLHFVAERVDADIYVNVQGDEPLLRPEHIDALLRPMISASISGSEVLVSTLATPCAPDQVSNPNAVKVVTTGDGRALYFSRATIPFDRDQTGMVSYRKHLGIYAYRKSALLRFPTLPASALEAAERLEQLRFLENGIDIHVELTPYDTIGVDTEEDLGAAETILLKGASISEN, from the coding sequence ATTGCCGTCATTCCTGCCCGTCTTGCATCCACTCGCCTTCCTCGGAAAGTCCTGCGCGAGATTGCGGGGCAGCCGATGCTGGCCTGGGTCTACCGGGCGGCCAGAGCCTGCAGCCAGTTGAGCGACGTTTTGATCGCGACCGATTCCAACGAGGTGGTCGACTTCGCGAGAAAGTCCGGCTTCCAGGTAATGCTGACTCCAGTGGACTGTGCCAGCGGGACAGATCGCCTCCACTTTGTAGCCGAGAGAGTTGATGCGGACATTTATGTCAATGTCCAAGGTGACGAACCGCTATTGCGCCCGGAGCATATCGATGCCTTGCTCCGCCCCATGATATCGGCCTCAATCAGCGGCAGCGAGGTACTGGTTTCGACGTTGGCGACCCCTTGCGCTCCGGACCAGGTTAGCAATCCAAACGCCGTCAAAGTCGTCACTACCGGGGACGGACGCGCGCTATATTTTTCGCGTGCCACGATCCCCTTTGACCGCGATCAGACGGGGATGGTGTCTTACCGAAAACACCTGGGGATATACGCCTACCGCAAGTCTGCGCTCTTGCGCTTCCCGACCCTGCCTGCCAGCGCACTCGAGGCCGCGGAGCGCCTGGAGCAACTTCGCTTCTTAGAAAACGGCATCGATATCCATGTCGAATTGACTCCCTATGACACCATCGGCGTTGATACCGAAGAGGACCTCGGGGCCGCAGAGACAATCCTTCTCAAGGGCGCTTCGATCTCCGAAAATTAA